In one Acidimicrobium ferrooxidans DSM 10331 genomic region, the following are encoded:
- a CDS encoding aspartate kinase — translation MALLVQKFGGTSVGDVDRIRGVADHVARTVHRGNKVVVVVSAMGKTTDDLIRLAHEATDGPAPAREMDMLLTAGERISAALVAMALSDLGVEAESFTGSQAGIITDTDHTRAKILEIRPHRLLEAIESHIVPVVAGFQGVSTERDVTTLGRGGSDTTAVALAARLDADVCEIYTDVSGVFTADPRVVPRARKIPRISFEEMLELAASGGRVLALRSVEAARNFRVPLHVRSSFTWEPGTWVVEEEPSMEQAVVSAIAHDASEVKVTVVGVPDHPGVAARLFRHVAEQGVNVDMIVQNVSLQGHTDISFTAPKADRARALEATRAAAAEVGAVDVILDEGIGRVSLVGAGMKTHPGVTARMFETLAEKGINIEMISTSAIRISCVVRAEVLEDAVQALHEAFELDREVHQ, via the coding sequence GTGGCCCTGCTCGTCCAGAAGTTTGGCGGAACCTCCGTTGGCGATGTCGATCGCATACGCGGGGTCGCAGACCATGTCGCGCGGACGGTACACCGAGGGAACAAGGTCGTCGTGGTCGTCTCGGCGATGGGCAAGACGACCGACGACCTCATTCGGCTCGCGCACGAGGCGACGGACGGCCCTGCGCCCGCGCGCGAGATGGACATGCTCCTGACCGCCGGTGAGCGGATCTCCGCGGCCCTCGTCGCCATGGCCCTGAGCGACCTCGGCGTGGAGGCCGAGTCGTTCACCGGCTCCCAAGCCGGCATCATCACTGACACCGACCACACGCGCGCGAAGATCCTCGAGATCCGCCCCCATCGTCTCCTCGAGGCCATCGAGTCCCACATCGTGCCGGTCGTCGCGGGATTCCAGGGCGTCTCGACGGAGCGCGACGTCACGACCTTGGGCAGGGGTGGTTCGGACACGACCGCGGTGGCGCTCGCGGCTCGGCTCGACGCCGACGTCTGCGAGATCTACACCGACGTCTCGGGCGTGTTCACCGCCGATCCGCGGGTGGTTCCGCGCGCGCGCAAGATTCCCCGGATCTCGTTCGAGGAGATGCTCGAGCTCGCGGCCTCGGGAGGGCGGGTCCTGGCGTTGCGCTCGGTGGAGGCCGCGCGGAACTTCCGGGTCCCGCTCCACGTTCGGTCGAGCTTCACGTGGGAGCCGGGGACGTGGGTTGTGGAGGAGGAGCCATCGATGGAACAGGCCGTGGTGTCCGCCATCGCGCACGACGCGAGCGAGGTCAAGGTGACCGTGGTCGGTGTCCCGGATCACCCCGGGGTTGCCGCCCGTCTGTTCCGCCACGTTGCGGAGCAAGGCGTCAACGTCGACATGATCGTCCAGAACGTCTCGCTCCAGGGGCACACCGATATCTCGTTCACCGCCCCGAAGGCCGATCGCGCTCGCGCACTCGAGGCGACCCGTGCTGCTGCCGCAGAGGTGGGCGCCGTCGACGTCATCCTCGATGAAGGGATCGGGCGCGTCTCGCTGGTCGGAGCCGGCATGAAGACACACCCTGGGGTGACGGCCCGCATGTTCGAGACCCTCGCCGAGAAGGGGATCAACATCGAGATGATCTCGACGTCGGCCATCAGGATCTCCTGCGTGGTGCGGGCCGAGGTACTCGAGGACGCGGTCCAGGCGTTGCACGAGGCCTTCGAACTCGATCGTGAGGTGCACCAATGA
- a CDS encoding aspartate-semialdehyde dehydrogenase has translation MNGLALGVVGATGQVGSVMRRIVLERGLPIASVRFFASSRSAGTQLDFDGTSVEVEDVATADPSGLDVALFSIGASAAERYAPRFAASGCVVVDNSSAFRMDPAVPLVVAEVNPEAIEAMPKRIVANPNCTTMVAVGALAAIRRVAGLRRVIASTYQAASGAGRTGVAELAAQLSRPGLEALTFDGKAVDFGTPAVFPAPLGANVVPLAGSLVGDDTTEERKFVNESRKILGMEDLRVGATCVRVPVFTGHAVSVVAECERPVDLAAVRAALEAAPGLQLADLPTPLDAAGRDEVLVGRVRASDVVDNGVAFFVAGDNLRKGAALNAVQLAELVIERGLVG, from the coding sequence ATGAACGGGCTCGCCCTCGGGGTGGTCGGCGCGACGGGCCAGGTCGGGTCGGTGATGCGTCGGATCGTGCTCGAGCGCGGTCTGCCGATTGCGTCCGTGCGGTTCTTCGCCTCGTCTCGGTCGGCAGGGACGCAGCTCGACTTCGATGGCACCTCGGTCGAGGTCGAGGACGTTGCGACGGCGGACCCGAGCGGCCTGGACGTGGCGTTGTTCTCGATCGGGGCTTCCGCGGCCGAGCGCTACGCGCCGCGCTTCGCTGCGAGCGGGTGCGTGGTCGTCGACAACTCCTCGGCATTTCGTATGGACCCAGCGGTACCGCTCGTGGTGGCCGAGGTGAATCCCGAGGCGATCGAGGCGATGCCGAAGCGGATCGTGGCGAACCCGAACTGCACGACGATGGTCGCGGTCGGGGCGCTCGCGGCGATCCGTCGCGTCGCGGGCCTTCGGCGCGTCATCGCGTCCACCTACCAGGCGGCTTCGGGTGCCGGGCGCACGGGGGTGGCCGAACTCGCCGCACAGCTGTCGCGCCCCGGCCTCGAGGCGCTCACCTTCGACGGGAAGGCCGTCGACTTCGGGACGCCAGCGGTCTTCCCCGCACCCCTCGGGGCCAACGTCGTACCCCTCGCGGGGTCGTTGGTGGGCGACGACACGACCGAGGAGCGCAAGTTCGTCAACGAGAGCCGCAAGATCCTCGGCATGGAGGACCTGCGCGTGGGCGCGACCTGCGTGCGCGTGCCGGTCTTTACCGGGCACGCAGTGAGCGTGGTCGCCGAGTGCGAGCGGCCCGTCGACCTTGCCGCGGTGCGTGCTGCCCTCGAGGCGGCTCCAGGGCTCCAGCTCGCGGACCTCCCGACGCCGCTCGACGCGGCAGGTCGCGACGAGGTGCTCGTGGGTCGGGTGCGCGCCAGCGACGTCGTCGACAACGGCGTCGCGTTCTTCGTCGCGGGAGACAACCTGCGCAAGGGTGCCGCGCTGAACGCGGTCCAGCTCGCTGAGCTCGTCATCGAGCGCGGCCTGGTCGGCTGA
- a CDS encoding flagellin, whose product MSLSVNTNLSAIQAYNNLNATSNQMQTTINQLSSGLQIQTAADNAAGYVISQGLQTQANGLGVAINNGQDAISVLQIASGAMNQQISILQTMNQLATQAANGGANNSNSLSADQQEFAALQSQLDQIANSTSFGGTNLLNGSYSNEVFQIGAYASSVDQVSVTIATLNTTSLGIASSTVSIGTVSAAISAMAAVQSAILAVASAEAVVGAAQNQVQAIIANDTVAQQNVQSANSTLVDTNMAQAMTAFSSQQVLMQAGVAMLSQAQALPQLILKLLP is encoded by the coding sequence ATGTCCCTCTCGGTCAACACGAACCTCTCGGCGATTCAGGCCTACAACAACCTGAATGCGACGTCGAACCAGATGCAGACCACGATCAATCAGCTGTCGTCAGGTCTGCAGATCCAGACGGCTGCGGACAACGCTGCGGGCTACGTGATCTCGCAGGGGCTGCAGACCCAAGCGAACGGCCTCGGTGTCGCGATCAACAATGGCCAGGACGCCATCAGCGTGCTGCAGATCGCCTCTGGTGCGATGAACCAGCAGATCTCGATCCTGCAGACCATGAACCAGCTGGCCACGCAGGCTGCGAACGGCGGCGCGAACAACTCCAACTCGCTGAGCGCGGATCAGCAGGAGTTCGCGGCACTCCAGAGCCAGCTCGACCAGATTGCGAACTCCACGAGCTTCGGTGGCACGAACCTCCTGAACGGGAGCTACTCGAACGAGGTGTTCCAGATCGGGGCCTACGCGAGCTCGGTCGACCAGGTCTCGGTCACCATCGCGACCTTGAACACCACCTCGCTCGGGATCGCGTCCTCGACGGTGTCGATCGGCACGGTGTCGGCGGCGATCAGCGCCATGGCTGCGGTGCAGTCGGCCATCCTCGCGGTGGCGAGTGCCGAGGCGGTGGTCGGTGCTGCGCAGAACCAGGTCCAAGCGATCATCGCGAACGACACGGTCGCTCAGCAGAACGTGCAGTCGGCGAACTCCACGCTGGTCGACACCAACATGGCGCAAGCGATGACCGCGTTCTCGTCGCAGCAGGTCCTCATGCAGGCCGGCGTCGCGATGCTGTCGCAGGCACAGGCGCTGCCGCAGCTCATCCTCAAGCTCCTCCCGTAG
- the fliD gene encoding flagellar filament capping protein FliD: MSSILPTSSTSSTSSTSSGSNVSTYSDPGGPPITFSSLFSGINTQAIIQALMAAYEQPQVDLAKQIQSLQTNLSDYQTIVSDLSSLQTQANALLQPSQLSSMSASTSDAAVATATAGQGAIPSSLTFNVNQLAQANILASSGTVSSLSSQVASGNFLLSSSAAGAGVTSLAGSSLQVGTHSFSVTSALSGATATGTSPLASSITIGSSNDTIAATVNGTAETFTIASGTYTPAQLAAAISQASSVSGTPLLQAQVNAQGQLELGTTLLGSSASLQITGGTALSTLGLAAQASASVGTAGSVTLDGTVTAVNNVQAGQTVSLADGTGGSITIGIGSFGLSQGSFTATEVAAGNGSLSQVVSNINAAGAGVTASAVQVSSGTYVLQLVSNQTGTASAITVEQAPFQSALGSFTTIAAAQNAQVQIGGQSGYLVSSQTNQVQGVLPGVTLNLVSAQPPGSAPVTVSVTPDGKTLASSIQSLVNAANQVLSDINTYAGYNEQTNTGGPLMGDSTLNGITSQVLGVIAQTLGEGGITAAQAGITLNKNGTISFDAQTFAQLYDQNPTAVTSLFAQSGTFNPSSSTYAGDVSLVYAGDGTQAGSYQVVVSQSATQATDSGSVLASGTITNAETLTVAQGSQSVQYAASAGESLSAIAQGLNAAFAQAGMGMQASVVSSSSGSQIVLTASAYGTQGDFTVTTTATGSGQTGLATSANTPESFTGLNVAGTINGVAATGNGQVLAAPTTDPTLAGLSLQVSASGITSATTIGSFVYSPGISGQLALIANGATAPVTGSLEARMSGIQQQISMLQQQYNGYTPMIQNEQKMLEQEYSAMESQLGSLQSVGSELAGQIAQLP, translated from the coding sequence ATGTCGTCGATCCTGCCAACCTCATCGACGAGCTCGACGTCGTCGACGTCGAGTGGCTCCAACGTCTCGACCTACTCCGACCCGGGCGGTCCCCCGATCACGTTCTCCAGCCTGTTCTCCGGTATCAACACCCAGGCGATCATCCAGGCGCTCATGGCCGCCTACGAGCAACCCCAGGTCGATCTCGCCAAGCAGATCCAGTCGCTCCAGACGAACCTGTCGGACTACCAGACCATCGTCTCGGACCTCAGTTCGCTCCAGACCCAAGCGAACGCTCTGCTCCAGCCGTCACAGCTCTCCTCGATGAGCGCGAGTACCTCCGACGCTGCCGTGGCCACAGCAACCGCAGGTCAAGGCGCCATCCCGTCGTCCTTGACGTTCAACGTTAACCAACTCGCCCAGGCCAACATCCTCGCCTCCAGCGGCACCGTGTCGTCGCTGTCGTCTCAGGTCGCCTCCGGGAACTTCCTCCTCTCCTCGAGCGCAGCGGGCGCCGGCGTCACCTCGCTTGCTGGCTCCTCGCTCCAGGTCGGGACGCACTCCTTCTCCGTGACGAGCGCGCTCTCGGGCGCCACCGCGACGGGGACGTCCCCTCTTGCCTCGTCGATCACCATCGGCTCGTCCAACGACACCATCGCCGCTACCGTCAACGGCACCGCCGAGACGTTCACCATCGCCTCGGGGACCTACACGCCAGCTCAGCTCGCCGCCGCGATCTCGCAGGCGAGTTCGGTCTCGGGAACCCCCTTGCTGCAGGCGCAGGTGAACGCCCAGGGCCAGCTCGAACTCGGCACGACGCTGCTCGGTTCGAGTGCATCGCTCCAGATCACCGGTGGTACCGCACTGTCGACGTTGGGACTCGCGGCCCAAGCGAGTGCGTCCGTCGGGACCGCGGGGTCGGTCACACTCGATGGCACCGTCACCGCCGTGAACAACGTCCAAGCGGGTCAGACGGTCAGCCTTGCCGACGGCACCGGGGGGTCGATCACGATCGGTATCGGATCGTTCGGCCTCAGCCAGGGCAGCTTCACCGCTACCGAGGTGGCGGCCGGCAACGGGTCGCTCTCGCAGGTGGTGAGCAACATCAATGCCGCTGGCGCCGGTGTGACGGCATCAGCGGTCCAAGTCTCGAGTGGTACCTACGTGCTCCAGCTGGTCTCGAACCAAACGGGCACCGCATCGGCCATCACCGTCGAACAGGCGCCCTTCCAGAGTGCCCTCGGTAGCTTCACGACCATTGCAGCGGCACAGAATGCCCAGGTCCAGATCGGTGGCCAGAGTGGTTACCTGGTGAGTTCTCAGACGAACCAGGTCCAGGGCGTGTTGCCCGGAGTCACGCTCAACTTGGTGTCGGCGCAGCCTCCCGGCTCGGCGCCGGTCACCGTGAGCGTCACCCCCGACGGCAAGACGCTCGCCTCGTCCATCCAGTCGCTCGTCAACGCCGCAAACCAGGTGCTCAGCGACATCAACACGTACGCGGGCTACAACGAGCAGACCAACACCGGCGGACCGCTGATGGGCGACTCGACGCTGAACGGGATCACGAGCCAGGTGCTCGGTGTCATCGCTCAGACCCTCGGCGAGGGGGGCATCACCGCCGCCCAAGCCGGCATCACGCTGAACAAGAACGGTACCATCAGCTTCGACGCGCAAACCTTCGCCCAGCTCTACGACCAGAACCCGACCGCCGTCACGTCACTATTCGCCCAGTCGGGCACCTTCAACCCATCGAGTTCGACCTACGCAGGCGACGTCAGTCTGGTCTACGCGGGTGATGGCACGCAAGCGGGCTCCTACCAGGTCGTGGTGAGCCAGTCGGCCACCCAGGCGACGGACAGCGGGTCCGTGCTCGCGAGCGGAACGATCACCAACGCCGAGACGCTCACCGTCGCCCAGGGTTCGCAGTCGGTGCAGTACGCAGCGAGCGCGGGCGAGTCGCTCAGCGCCATCGCCCAGGGCCTCAATGCCGCGTTCGCCCAGGCAGGCATGGGGATGCAGGCCTCCGTGGTGAGCTCGTCGTCGGGTTCGCAGATCGTGCTCACCGCGAGTGCGTACGGGACCCAGGGCGACTTCACGGTGACGACGACGGCGACGGGATCTGGGCAGACCGGGCTCGCAACGAGCGCGAACACGCCGGAGTCGTTCACCGGCTTGAACGTCGCCGGGACGATCAATGGTGTGGCGGCGACCGGGAACGGTCAGGTCCTCGCCGCGCCGACGACGGACCCCACGCTCGCCGGCTTGTCGCTGCAGGTGAGTGCGAGCGGGATCACGAGTGCGACGACCATTGGCTCGTTCGTGTATTCGCCAGGGATCTCGGGCCAGCTCGCCCTCATCGCCAACGGCGCCACAGCACCCGTGACCGGGAGCCTCGAGGCGCGCATGAGCGGTATCCAGCAACAGATCTCGATGCTGCAGCAACAGTACAACGGCTATACGCCGATGATCCAGAACGAGCAGAAGATGCTCGAGCAGGAGTACTCCGCGATGGAGTCACAGCTCGGCTCGCTCCAGAGCGTGGGCTCGGAGCTCGCCGGGCAGATTGCACAGCTGCCGTAG
- the fliS gene encoding flagellar export chaperone FliS has product MPSLAQRAYVENAVETATPAQRLLILLDRLEANLVALGDAFRVRDLEAIHVNAKAAQAALALLRGALREDVWEHAATIATLYTWALERLVRANVDKDPAPYEEARSVLEPLIAAWRHAAMEVSHE; this is encoded by the coding sequence GTGCCTTCACTGGCTCAACGCGCCTACGTCGAGAACGCGGTGGAAACCGCGACGCCGGCCCAGCGCCTGCTCATCCTGTTGGACCGCCTGGAAGCGAATCTGGTGGCCCTCGGTGACGCCTTTCGGGTGCGTGACCTCGAGGCGATCCACGTCAACGCCAAGGCTGCCCAGGCAGCGTTGGCGTTGTTGCGAGGGGCGCTTCGCGAGGACGTGTGGGAGCACGCCGCGACGATCGCGACCTTGTACACGTGGGCGCTGGAGCGACTCGTCCGAGCCAATGTGGACAAAGATCCGGCTCCCTACGAGGAGGCCCGCTCGGTGCTCGAGCCGCTCATCGCGGCGTGGCGACACGCTGCGATGGAGGTCTCGCATGAGTGA
- a CDS encoding ABC transporter permease codes for MLAAEWIKIKSVRSTVLTLVFMVVLGVGISALGALAVHAAVSHHRIGPGFDPVARSLGGMLIAQIAIGVLGVLVFSAEVASGTISQTFAAVPKRWHVLLAKVLVYFVIALVASEVVSVASFLVGQAVMHGVVPTTSLTNATAMRAVLGTGLLVAIVGVLALAIGVMIRRTAGAITTFVGEYLVLPLLVTALPSPYSTDIEKFLPFQAAQVMMSSQLVANSLSAWVGLAVVAGYAVIAVVVAGSLLSSRDA; via the coding sequence CTGCTCGCCGCCGAGTGGATCAAGATCAAGAGCGTGCGCTCGACGGTGCTCACGCTGGTGTTCATGGTGGTGCTCGGGGTCGGGATCTCGGCGCTCGGCGCGCTCGCCGTGCACGCAGCCGTGTCGCACCACCGCATCGGCCCCGGCTTCGATCCGGTCGCGCGCTCGCTCGGCGGGATGCTCATCGCGCAGATCGCCATCGGTGTCCTCGGCGTCTTGGTCTTCAGCGCTGAGGTCGCGAGCGGGACGATCAGCCAGACGTTCGCCGCGGTCCCCAAGCGCTGGCACGTGCTGCTGGCCAAGGTACTCGTCTACTTCGTGATCGCGCTCGTTGCCTCCGAAGTAGTGTCCGTGGCGAGCTTCCTCGTGGGCCAGGCCGTCATGCACGGAGTCGTCCCGACGACCAGCCTCACGAACGCGACGGCGATGCGGGCCGTCCTGGGCACCGGGCTTCTCGTCGCGATCGTGGGTGTCCTTGCGCTCGCCATCGGTGTCATGATCCGTCGTACTGCTGGGGCGATCACCACCTTCGTGGGCGAGTACCTGGTGCTGCCCTTGCTCGTGACCGCGCTCCCGTCGCCGTACTCCACCGACATCGAAAAGTTCCTGCCGTTCCAAGCAGCCCAGGTCATGATGTCCTCGCAGCTCGTCGCGAACAGCTTGTCCGCGTGGGTCGGCCTCGCCGTCGTGGCGGGCTACGCCGTGATCGCCGTCGTCGTCGCAGGGTCGCTCCTCTCGTCGCGCGACGCCTAG
- a CDS encoding form I ribulose bisphosphate carboxylase large subunit produces the protein MAGNRYEAGVKEYRKTYWAPDYVPLDSDLLAVFKIVPQPGVDREEAAAAVAAESSTGTWTTVWTDLLTDLDYYKGRAYRIEDVPGDDTAFYAFVAYPIDLFEEGSVVNVFTSLVGNVFGFKAVRSLRLEDVRFPLAFVNTCNGPPHGIQVERDKMNKYGRPLLGCTIKPKLGLSAKNYGRAVYEVLRGGLDFTKDDENVNSQPFMRWRDRFLFVAEAIHQAEAETGERKGHYLNVTAPSPEEMYERAEFAKELGMPIIMHDFLTGGFTANTGLARWCRRNGMLLHIHRAMHAVIDRNPYHGIHFRVLAKALRLSGGDHLHTGTVVGKLEGDRAATQGWVDLLRESYIPEDRSRGIFFDQDWGSMPGVFAVASGGIHVWHMPSLLTIFGDDAVFQFGGGTLGHPWGNAPGATANRVALEACVQARNEGRDVEREGKDILQNAAKHSPELRVAMETWKEIKFEFDTVDKLDSVHR, from the coding sequence ATGGCTGGCAATCGCTACGAGGCTGGCGTCAAGGAGTACCGTAAGACGTACTGGGCGCCGGACTACGTGCCCTTGGACTCCGACCTGCTCGCGGTGTTCAAGATCGTACCGCAGCCTGGTGTCGACCGGGAGGAGGCAGCTGCGGCGGTCGCCGCCGAGTCATCCACCGGTACCTGGACCACGGTCTGGACCGACCTGCTCACGGACCTCGATTACTACAAGGGCCGCGCCTACCGGATCGAGGACGTGCCCGGGGACGACACGGCGTTCTACGCGTTCGTCGCCTACCCGATCGACCTCTTCGAAGAGGGCTCGGTCGTCAACGTCTTCACATCGCTGGTCGGGAACGTGTTCGGCTTCAAGGCGGTGCGATCGCTGCGCCTCGAGGACGTGCGCTTCCCCTTGGCCTTCGTCAACACCTGCAACGGGCCACCCCACGGGATCCAGGTCGAGCGCGACAAGATGAACAAGTACGGCCGGCCGCTGCTCGGCTGCACCATCAAGCCGAAGCTCGGCCTGTCGGCCAAGAACTACGGGCGTGCCGTCTACGAAGTGCTGCGCGGTGGTCTCGACTTTACCAAGGACGACGAGAACGTCAACTCCCAGCCGTTCATGCGCTGGCGCGACCGGTTCCTCTTCGTCGCCGAGGCCATCCATCAGGCCGAGGCGGAGACGGGCGAGCGCAAGGGCCACTACCTGAACGTCACGGCACCCTCGCCAGAGGAGATGTACGAACGCGCAGAGTTCGCCAAGGAACTCGGCATGCCCATCATCATGCACGACTTCTTGACGGGTGGTTTCACGGCCAACACGGGGCTCGCGCGCTGGTGCCGGCGCAACGGCATGCTGCTCCACATCCACCGGGCCATGCATGCCGTGATCGACCGCAATCCGTACCACGGCATCCACTTCCGTGTGCTGGCCAAGGCCTTGCGTCTCTCGGGCGGTGACCACCTGCACACCGGAACGGTGGTCGGCAAGCTCGAGGGCGACCGAGCGGCGACGCAGGGATGGGTGGACCTCCTCCGCGAGTCCTACATCCCCGAGGACCGTAGCCGCGGCATCTTCTTCGATCAGGACTGGGGCTCGATGCCGGGCGTCTTCGCCGTCGCCTCGGGCGGTATCCACGTGTGGCACATGCCGTCGTTGCTCACCATCTTCGGCGATGACGCGGTCTTCCAGTTCGGTGGCGGCACCCTGGGTCACCCATGGGGGAACGCACCCGGCGCGACCGCGAACCGGGTCGCACTCGAGGCGTGCGTCCAGGCGCGCAACGAGGGCCGTGACGTCGAACGGGAGGGGAAGGACATTCTCCAGAACGCGGCCAAGCACAGTCCGGAGCTCCGTGTGGCGATGGAGACCTGGAAAGAGATCAAGTTCGAGTTCGACACGGTGGACAAGCTCGACAGCGTGCATCGCTGA
- a CDS encoding ribulose bisphosphate carboxylase small subunit, protein MADVQEYRTSRRYELFSYLPQMTPEQIRKQVLYLISKGWNPSVEHVEPHRSMERFWYMWKLPMFGEQSAEVVLAELEECRRAYPDHLVRLVGYDNYTQSQGIAFVVYRGQGS, encoded by the coding sequence ATGGCTGACGTTCAGGAGTATCGCACGTCACGGCGCTACGAGCTGTTCTCGTACCTGCCCCAGATGACCCCGGAGCAGATTCGCAAGCAGGTGCTGTACCTGATCTCGAAGGGCTGGAACCCGAGCGTGGAGCACGTCGAGCCCCATCGCTCGATGGAGCGCTTCTGGTACATGTGGAAGCTGCCGATGTTCGGCGAGCAGTCGGCGGAGGTGGTGCTCGCCGAGCTCGAGGAGTGCCGCCGTGCCTACCCCGATCACCTCGTGCGGCTCGTGGGCTACGACAACTACACCCAGAGCCAGGGCATCGCGTTCGTGGTGTACCGAGGCCAGGGGTCCTGA
- a CDS encoding CsoS2 family carboxysome shell protein: MATDPVEARPTTTEGGSCGCDHLEPPVSAVATSSELSVSVRGYVSVDDALRGLRGREAAKVRRQLLCVQGRGDLAACRPTGRMRRRDTVAPKVEEGTTLAGTRVTGTQVELTATMTGADAGSCRVISGTQYVGIEQFEERCDEVPEAPPAKVSVGRTAAGRRVSGTSLAPSPSVTGSEAGACRRVTGVDYLEANAVEEACGVVPEPAPAKVTVGETVQGQRVTGVVVDRPAAVTGDDVGRRQRVTGSQYQHPEWIRGESRNGSSVPHKVSVMSTVRGRPVTGTIVTPDPTITGADRGACVEVTGTEYEDSLAKYQACNRQPAPGPHKVSVMRTWRGEVVTGTSVEHDPRVTGDEAGQCEDVTGTPYVGPGQYEAVCATDPVRQGAPGGSSIAISGTRVSGSDRVTGDERGRSVTVSGTPYQRGPSGDAERGVSAWGATFSITTPARAARERARARVTGTGYQRGTARITGPLDLALGLVSGTPEFRYHAGSDAEQQVPAREAAVTGEGREEGFAITGDAWDRSATITGTEGASAWRNPTLRGTPRRREQVARSADQRAAAARELPASARITGSTGGVSEGPVVTFSGGSRG; this comes from the coding sequence ATGGCGACTGACCCGGTCGAGGCGCGGCCGACGACCACCGAGGGTGGCTCGTGCGGGTGCGACCACCTCGAGCCGCCCGTCTCCGCGGTCGCGACGTCAAGTGAACTCTCGGTCTCGGTGCGCGGGTATGTCTCGGTGGATGATGCGCTGCGTGGCCTGCGCGGCCGTGAGGCCGCCAAGGTGCGTCGCCAGCTCCTGTGCGTGCAGGGGCGAGGCGATCTGGCGGCGTGCCGTCCGACGGGCCGGATGCGCCGTCGCGACACGGTGGCGCCCAAGGTGGAAGAGGGCACGACCCTTGCCGGCACCAGGGTGACCGGTACGCAGGTCGAGCTCACGGCGACCATGACGGGTGCGGATGCGGGCAGCTGCCGGGTGATCAGCGGCACACAGTACGTGGGCATCGAGCAGTTCGAGGAGCGCTGCGACGAGGTCCCGGAGGCGCCCCCGGCCAAGGTCAGCGTCGGACGCACGGCGGCAGGGCGCCGCGTGAGCGGCACCTCCCTCGCGCCGAGCCCCAGCGTGACGGGCTCCGAGGCAGGTGCGTGCCGGCGTGTCACCGGCGTGGACTACCTGGAGGCGAACGCGGTCGAGGAGGCGTGTGGCGTCGTCCCCGAGCCGGCGCCAGCCAAGGTGACGGTGGGCGAGACGGTCCAGGGCCAGCGTGTCACGGGCGTCGTGGTCGATCGTCCAGCTGCGGTCACCGGTGACGACGTCGGCCGGCGCCAGCGCGTGACGGGCAGCCAGTACCAGCACCCTGAGTGGATTCGAGGCGAGTCCCGCAATGGTTCGTCGGTGCCGCACAAGGTGAGCGTCATGAGCACGGTGCGGGGTCGGCCGGTCACCGGAACCATCGTGACGCCCGATCCCACCATCACCGGGGCCGATCGCGGGGCGTGCGTCGAGGTGACGGGGACGGAGTACGAGGACAGCTTGGCCAAGTACCAGGCGTGCAATCGGCAACCGGCACCTGGTCCGCACAAGGTGAGTGTGATGCGGACCTGGCGCGGGGAAGTCGTGACCGGAACCAGCGTCGAGCACGACCCGCGGGTCACCGGTGACGAGGCCGGGCAGTGCGAGGACGTGACCGGCACGCCCTACGTGGGACCAGGCCAGTACGAGGCCGTCTGCGCGACCGATCCGGTTCGCCAGGGCGCTCCTGGTGGATCGTCGATCGCGATCTCGGGAACGCGTGTCAGTGGGAGCGATCGTGTGACGGGGGACGAGCGTGGCCGTTCCGTCACCGTGAGCGGGACTCCGTACCAGCGTGGGCCCTCTGGCGATGCCGAGCGCGGCGTGAGCGCGTGGGGGGCGACGTTCAGCATCACCACGCCAGCACGTGCTGCGCGTGAACGGGCGCGGGCGCGCGTCACCGGCACCGGCTACCAGCGCGGTACGGCTCGGATCACGGGGCCACTCGACCTCGCCCTCGGTCTTGTCTCGGGTACGCCAGAGTTTCGCTATCACGCCGGCTCGGACGCCGAACAGCAGGTGCCCGCTCGCGAGGCGGCCGTCACGGGAGAGGGGCGCGAGGAGGGCTTTGCCATCACCGGCGATGCCTGGGATCGTTCGGCCACCATCACCGGGACAGAAGGGGCCTCCGCATGGCGCAATCCGACGTTGCGGGGAACCCCTCGTCGGCGCGAGCAGGTGGCCAGAAGCGCCGACCAGCGGGCAGCGGCAGCTCGCGAGCTCCCCGCCAGCGCCCGCATCACCGGCAGCACCGGTGGCGTGAGCGAGGGGCCGGTCGTGACGTTCTCGGGCGGGTCGCGCGGATGA